CTCCGGCGCTCTTTTCTTCACTGAAATATCTATAATCTCCCTATCAGCTCTAGAGAGGAGCTTTTTCACGCTGGCTGAAGGCCACTGTAGTTCTTCTACACgcttggaaagggaggggtgatcagttggttgcaatctgcaacctcaccgctagatgccactaaatcctacacactggccCGTTAAACTTCCCTGAATACAATAAAGAGCAGAACAGAGACGCTAATTAACTGACCTGACTGGCCTCCAGCTCAGCCACGTGGTCTCGTCACGGCAGTCATCCAAAATGTCTGATGAGAACCAGCAGGAGCTTCTGACCCTGACCCATGTACTCACCCAGAGTCACATTCCtgtaacacacaacaacagacacaacaaggACATCAAGTTTTCACTCGGGAATGTGTATTTTCTTGGTGTTTTCATTAAcgaataaaacacatttccatcCAAGGCTGGTtggagaaaaacacaacagaacgGATGGTGTGAGctggtgtttttgttgcctgctctgtatacacactcacaccctgGCTGATTAAAGTAGTAACCAGGAGTGTGTGAACTCACTTTCCGGTCCGTCCGTCAGTGAACGAAGAATCAGGGCTCAGACTGTCTGCGGTCTTCACTCCTGAGAGTTGCCCATCTGTGGTCTGCAGATCTCTGTCCACTCTCTGCAGGAAGGAGTCCCACTCattctgcacacacaaacaagtagAGCAAACTGTCTGGACTGCAGCaaactcattttcttttttgacgtaactgttgattattttctaaagtaatcaataaattatttagtttagtttatttggaaaataatgaaaaatgacaacaacacaatgacagaaaatcCTCCCACCTGAGAAGCttaaaccagcaaatatttgtaatgttttgttgaTGAGTAATTGTCTGCACTAGCCTGGGCGGATACGTGGTTTATGCGAGCTATATTAGATGTTTTTTACATCACTAATTCACCACATACTGTCATTTCATCAGCCATTATTAGAAACATGTATTGGTTGtattataaaggatttatgaattGTAGCAACTTGTGGACAGTGTGAATCTTAAAATTAGCTATAATACACATTTCATATGCATAATTAAAGATAATTACTAATGTGTTGCATTATATTAAATTGAAAACAGAATATACTGGTGTGGACTTGGTTCTTGGCCATACGTAATGTAGAGTTTAATCCAGCCAGAACAAGATGCAGGTTTTatcatgaataaatcatgattttttaaagcaaaatcaaataaatgcaaattcaaaaaataattaaaacatttgaaaatgcaaataaaaaaaaaacatctctcacacatacaaaccTCCAGCTGCAGAagctcctccacctgctctctcactgctgcatggctgcacaaatacaaacacagtgtgATAAAGAGGCATCAAGGCTGAGTTAGGCCTTtccattaattattaattatacaGCAACCAACCACAGTGACCACAACCATCTCCACCACTGCATGGAGGAGACACTCAACGCCCATCAGCAGCAATCATGATGAGGGTTCAACCCAACCCATACTTACTGATAAGACTTCTGCCAAACGGCCTCCgcttcactcttcttcttcactccaAGGCTGCTCAACAACGACAAAACATCAAACCAACTCAACAATATAACCATACgtgaacattttgatttaaaacagCCGAATGACTTAATTAAACTTTAAcaacccccacacacacacacacccacacacaccttttgTAGAAGTCTGTTCCTGCTGTCATCAGGCCAAATAAAGTGGTGATCTTATATGGGACAAAGTTCTCCAGGGAGGCTGTGTGAAAACAATGGGTCATATTATTGGCCAAGCTGATTTGTGCAATGTCATTATGTTGGCAATAAGCATGACAGGGATTACGTTACACCACTGTGTTGCCAGTGGGACTTTTAATCCAGTGACTTGATCACACGGATCTGCTTcaacaaggcataaaatatccaggttgtgaaatattcaaaaggAGATCCGTGAACTACATTCATGTTACATGCTGACTGTAACAAACACGCAGACACTGATGAAATAGTAAaagcagatgcagcagcaacTCAGTAGGATGTTACTCAATTTTCTGTACTGGATTTGACGTTTAATCCTACATGATGAAAATATAACCCCGGGCTCCTAATTCTCTACATTTTGGTACTTGAGTGCTTATTGGGAACTAAACATAAATTGTTTaaccaagaaaataaaacatgaattcggattatacaacagttagttccgaccaagtaaaTTGATtgtgggacttttaactacacgTATCCCTCCGCTTCACAGGTTGTTCTACTAACTGTTAATTAGCGTTACATTAACAgtcgttatctatcttagaCTGTAACAAACCTTGCAAAgatgttgtataaaagcaatatcacactcgaGGTCGTGATGTTGTGCTGAATATCAGCATGACTAAATCATTTTAGTCTCCTCTTTAATTCGGCTCGCCGTTTTCCGCTACAGCCCAACTGCGCACTTAAACCCGTAACGTTAATAGAAAATACTAAAGTTGTAATTACGTAACAATAAGTGTTCATTTGTATCTTCTCTATGCCGAAGTGCTCATAAGACCAAACCAAATTCACTCAACATACAAGTCGTTTTCTACTTTCGTCTACTTCCTTCCTTTGCagcaaaacacattaaaacctTGACATTTTCAATGAAGTCTGAGGTCCTTCTTCCAGATCAGCCCTACCTTCTGCATCCTGCTTAGCATTCTGGAGAAGAGCTTTGCCCAGGTTCACCAACAGAGTCAGAGCACTTGTTAAAGTCTCCTCTGACACTGTCACGTCCTCAGCCATGATCACCTGCTCCCGCCTCCGGTCTAAGAGAACTGGTGGTGAACCAGCAACCATGTGAGCCCAAATACTTCCTGAACACGTGACCAAAATCACGCCCAGAGGTGAGAATTAAGATTAGCAAGAGAGGGAGATTTGAGTTTGGGAGCTTTCTAGTCAGACTTtatttgatataaataaataaaaaaaacacaatgaaagggaaaaaatgaagaaaacaatcatttagaaaacacatttttacgAGCAAAAAGTCTGAATTCTACGTTTTAGTCAAATACTTTTGAATATGGGAGAATCTTAAACTGTAATTACAGCTGTAGAATCAGTACAATAAGTAAGAAATATAACAGCACGTCTAACGggaatactcaagtaaagtacaagtactgtAACAAACAGTTTAAACATCTATCTtgggtaaaataataataataataataataataataaaacaaagaattctatcacattttaaagatttgttCATGGAGTAGCAACTCTTTTAATATCTGTTCAAAATTTAGGACCATTCTTAATTTAACAAATATTAATGAACATGTGACTTACTTTTATTCCTATTTACTAATgtattgatctttttttatttatagattgGCAGTTGTTTGTagaattctttttttccctttcaagTTATGCACAATTTGTCATggtaatgttttttaataaataattgttttttttaaattaagactTTATTAAGCAGATTTCTCTCTGCACACGGAGGACACTGGCAAATAGGGGTCTACTCCAAAACCCCAAATCACAGTCTTATCTTATCTAATCAACCAGTCATGTAAGTTTTTCTCATCTTGATTTCTTCTTGAAGGTTTCCAAATAACAACAAGAGACACTGATAAAATTGTCAACCAGTTTTATTGACTGCTGAActctcattcactcattcattaaaaaaaattccctcCTTCAAGTTTTAAGCTTTAAGATAGGTTGTGCACTCCTCGCTCCCCCGCACCACTTCATGACTGGGTCACCGagtgcaaaaaaataaaataaaatgacaaccAGTCGGCATAATCATTGATatgaaaaagagacacaaagcaaaacaagtGTAGGCCATCCACTGTCAGTGATGCAGGAATTGAACTAATTTAATGACAAAATCAGTAAACTGGACATTCAGGGATGATTATTTAAAGGCCTCTAAATCATAAAAgctgcaatttaaaaaatgaaatttgctCAAACACTTTTAGATAATGTCATGTGAATTACCTGCTGAcccttttttctccttgtgCTTAAACTTCCATTGATGAGTcattaaaaacagagacagcagctgGATGCACACTGGCCTCAATATCTGACACTCAAGTATTTAGTTTCATCAGGTTGCTGCATGTAAACGTCACATCAAAACTTCCTTCACAGGTTCACCCCATTTGCCGGATCAGAACAAATTctagaaaacaataaacaccATCAGTTTGATGATTTGTATTTGTGCACATGCAATTtccatgaaatgtttttttttttttttttttactagaaATCTACTTAGTTGTTCATTTTTTGCAGCTAGAATTCAATCTTGTCAAGCTTGAAGAGATCTAGAGAAATTCAATTAACAAAACGTGGTGAAGCTCAAACTTTCAACTAATAAACTTTCACTACAGAGAAAAGTTTCCGAGATCTCATTATTCAATTTCTTCCCCAGATATCCATGAGCTTGACAAGACTCAGTCACATAtgtaggagaaaaaaagggacaTGGGCTCTTTTCTCCCAAATTATTGCTGTGAGTTGTTATGAAGAAGATCTTATACAAGCACGAGATGTTGAGGAAACccaaagaaaagacacagatgTCATTCGATGCCATCTTAAGGAATGTTAACAAAGGAAATAACAGTATGTGCTGTGCTTTTCCTCATCTGTAATTAATCCTTGACAAGATCCAACAGTCAGAGACATGAGAGAACATTCAGGAGTTTACATTTTTTAGCTTCTATCAGAGTTGCTCAGGTTTcgatttttttatgtcttatatgTTAAAGGTGagattaaatcaaataaaagaactttaaaatggaaaaagtaaAGTTTCACTGCTTCAAATCTCACTACAATATAATAACCaggttgtttttacttttcattcaCTTTGGTTGGAGGAGACAGGTGGGTAAGGGCCGCAGCGGATCATTTACTTTCATTACAAATGaattctaaaagaaaaaagtgatcaatgtgtctataaaatatcagaaaacttggttgttgttttagttttttttgtcttttactggGTTTTTGTTGCTTCTTTTTCCATAAACGGGCGGAGACGGAGACATGAGCTACACGGGGACATACATGTATCTACTGCCTATAGTAACTAGTTGATGTGCACTGTTATGAATATTGATTCTGCGTtaataatttgatgttttcttctcttttcctgtcatgtcaaatggtaaaaaaaaaaaaaaaaactataaagaaaactcaacaaaatatttaaataagagAAAATGCCTCcataaaagtgacatttattcaattcacactgatataaaactgagaaaagcagaaataactcatttgttcacatttgagaagcttgaaCCAGAAATCTTTCGGTATTTTTGGTTGGAAAAATCACGCAAATTATATAGTTTGTCGATCAACAAACCGATTAACTGACTGAATCTAttcagcaaaaaacaaacaactgggCCTGATACTTCTCTAAAATCTCTGACTGTGACTGTCGTTTTAGTTCAGCAGCCAACTCGTCTCTCCTCCAGCCCATTATTGGTCACATTAAAAGGAAGTGGGGTTCAATACCCGAAAAGAGAAGCGACCCTTCCTGCAAGTGTTgagaaagcaaaaataaaaaagagactGCTTCAAGTATCCCGAGTGGAATTCAATAGCCCTGAaggtttttgtttcatttctttaagATCCCTGAACTCCCTCTCTGCTGATAGGCTGGACTGTGAGTGAGCACAGCAGtggttaa
The window above is part of the Seriola aureovittata isolate HTS-2021-v1 ecotype China chromosome 19, ASM2101889v1, whole genome shotgun sequence genome. Proteins encoded here:
- the selenol gene encoding selenoprotein L — translated: MVAGSPPVLLDRRREQVIMAEDVTVSEETLTSALTLLVNLGKALLQNAKQDAEASLENFVPYKITTLFGLMTAGTDFYKSLGVKKKSEAEAVWQKSYHHAAVREQVEELLQLENEWDSFLQRVDRDLQTTDGQLSGVKTADSLSPDSSFTDGRTGKNVTLGEYMGQGQKLLLVLIRHFGULPURDHVAELEASQAVPEARPLRVLVVSFGSLEGAQLWLEQTGCTFDMLLDPQRKIYRSFGLGSSYAKVMKFGCLLQYSEYGAVERDFPDVPPRLLEDIYQMGGDFLLDEAGKVLLSHPSKTPMDRLTVKDILQAVAAAGRSASSA